One Maniola jurtina chromosome 25, ilManJurt1.1, whole genome shotgun sequence DNA segment encodes these proteins:
- the LOC123878119 gene encoding telomere zinc finger-associated protein-like: protein MEFIHLLLNSEKGDTCFLCYRKSLNTQNISSNLEVKSQLFDDTLSLANMIISLFPSFELTLTKSCDNCADLIIRMYITMRRNNVQKTIFNNIIDSINKEINYNNISSFGKLDININLSKVMDVRKQPLKASDKYDCSNTTDENYDELMTNKFEEQSSTQENQCPNCYKVFDSIKKFKTHMKSHKRSRKKVYYTCNNCNYKSLCKESLQGHIHKKHLKIRPHVCDICFKDFYHRKNLVEHSKRHLEVRNEICEVCGDRFIHKKNLLEHLKLHSGERPYLCEVCDRRFITSGRRLEHIKRCHSEKNECCLLCNKKFGLIKELTRHIKAVHS, encoded by the exons atggAATTTATACATCTTTTACTAAACTCAGAGAAAGGCGATACGTGCTTTTTATGTTACAGGAAAAGTTTAAATACTCAAAATATTAGTTCTAACCTAGAAGTAAAGAGCCAACTCTTTGACGATACTTTAAGCTTAGCTAATATGATTATATCTTTATTTCCTTCATTC GAGCTGACTTTGACCAAATCATGTGACAACTGTGCAGACCTGATCATTAGGATGTACATTACAATGCGCAGAAATAATGTccagaaaacaatttttaataatattattgactcTATTAATAAAGAAATCAACTACAATAATATTTCAAGCTTTGGAAAATTAGACATTAACATTAATTTATCAAAAGTTATGGATGTTAGAAAGCAGCCATTAAAAGCCTCCGATAAATATGATTGTTCTAATACAACAGATGAAAATTATGATGAACTTATGACAAACAAATTCGAAGAACAAAGTTCCACCCAAGAAAATCAATGTCCAAACTGCTATAAAGTGTTTGACagtattaaaaagtttaaaacacATATGAAAAGTCATAAACGAAGTCGAAAAAAAGTTtattacacttgtaataattgCAATTATAAAAGTCTATGCAAAGAATCGTTGCAAGGACATATACATAAGAAACATTTGAAAATAAGACCTCATGTTTGTGATATATGCTTCAAAGACTTTTACCATAGAAAAAATTTGGTCGAGCATAGTAAAAGGCATTTGGAAGTTAGGAATGAAATTTGCGAGGTATGCGGCGATAGGTTTATCCATAAAAAGAATTTGCTGGAACATTTGAAGCTACATTCAGGAGAAAGGCCGTACCTTTGTGAAGTTTGCGACAGAAGGTTTATAACATCTGGACGTAGATTGGAACACATAAAGAGATGTCATAGTGAAAAGAACGAGTGTTGTCTACTTTGTAACAAAAAGTTTGGTTTGATTAAGGAATTGACTAGGCATATTAAGGCTGTTCATTCATAG
- the LOC123878117 gene encoding zinc finger protein 26-like isoform X2 — MNHKSAKSSKELKTYSRLAKNTHPVGGQETKQDDLEVPLTTLNAVKYLLQGTLRLRVCRYCLNVTNKLSEFDEVLTLAVSGGLHEVTIRDIVASFHPYKVTEDPNFPNKICNECVNRAISCYLFTQQCERAERALRNCLDDVYEKFEKLDPIEPVKRRGKRKLHPNHNVIHAEHEDVMGYAEPVINIVNVTNHFTTEQSNNKISELECKKCWQVLPNVESLVNHETSHPKSMWFNCRLCGKSFVKCSHLRRHIKETHQYIEENSAEIKIDDFKCNECGSTNKTLAEHLQHNEKHKFKSLFKCLVERKVDSLCTVCFDKSSRLTSLNDVVHLHGGYTGLTGDKSIENILTAAIPGINFDTYTGTKICDKCYNHAISCYIFIVKIHYVHSRLHSCVSSMLDRLVSIGTTDENLMVEISKDTILPMFELEEINESSPKDDDDELKVEILEDEFRISESESSESESIEYDDLPLHNPAKNITKTYAKKKLFNGYQDDCEDTIFRDVCSEFLTFRKKFERPKHTPKYRYTCPFCNKHFISDYFLKKHILKHVQRKVQCNICLNYFKSKFYLFEHKKTSHALKSKDFITCKICGRTFISVKKMKSHHNSHRIKECQLCEKLFISQKHYDVHMQKHAVKFKAYKNSHVQTCSFCEKACSNENELSLHVNKMHLQIKPYSCDMCDKQFYTETNLLSHKKLHSLFSKETCAFCGQNFKCRKSLVIHVRKHIGMKPHVCPVCKQSFYSDLRLKKHMKTFHGGIYSCRLCKTVLSSQLDLKSHINLMHSSM, encoded by the exons ATGAACCATAAATCCGCTAAGAGTAGTAAAGAGTTAAAAACTTACAGTAGACTAGCGAAAAATACCCATCCAGTTGGCGGCCAAGAAACTAAGCAAGACGATTTAGAAGTGCCTCTAACCACTCTAAATGCTGTGAAGTATCTTCTGCAAGGGACTCTGAGGTTAAGAGTTTGTAGATACTGCTTGAACGTCACAAATAAATTGTCTGAGTTCGATGAGGTGCTAACGTTGGCGGTAAGCGGCGGCCTACATGAGGTTACTATACGGGATATAGTTGCAAGCTTTCATCCTTATAAG GTAACGGAAGATCCAAACTTTCCAAATAAAATATGCAATGAATGTGTGAACCGAGCAATCAGCTGCTATTTATTCACTCAGCAATGTGAAAGGGCCGAGAGAGCTCTACGTAACTGTCTTGATGATGTATATGAAAAGTTCGAAAAGCTAGATCCTATAGAACCAGTCAAAAGGAGAGGCAAACGGAAACTACATCCAAATCATAATGTTATCCATGCAGAGCATGAAGACGTTATGGGTTATGCTGAACCCGTTATCAATATTGTTAATGTAACGAATCATTTTACCACTGAGCAAAGTAACAACAAAATAAGTGAACTCGAATGCAAAAAGTGTTGGCAAGTCCTACCCAACGTAGAGTCATTGGTGAATCACGAGACATCCCATCCAAAAAGCATGTGGTTTAATTGCAGATTGTGTGGCAAATCATTTGTCAAATGTTCCCACTTACGGAGACACATTAAAGAAACTCACCAGTACATTGAAGAAAATTCTGCAGAGATAAAAATTGATGATTTCAAATGCAACGAATGTGGCTCTACTAATAAAACGCTTGCAGAACATTTGCAGCATAACGAGAAGCATAAATTCAAATCGTTGTTCAAATGTTTGGTTGAACGGAAGGTTGATTCGTTGTGTACTGTTTGCTTTGATAAGAGTTCTCGTTTAACGAGTTTGAATGATGTTGTTCATCTTCACGGAGGATATACTGGATTAACTGGCGATAAAAGCATTGAGAATATTTTGACTGCTGCGATTCCGGGA ATCAACTTTGACACGTACACAGGAACAAAAATATGCGATAAATGTTATAACCACGCTATATCTTGCTATATTTTCATTGTGAAAATACACTATGTTCATAGTCGGTTACACTCTTGTGTTAGCAGCATGCTAGACAGACTTGTTAGTATAGGTACTACTGATGAGAATCTTATGGTAGAAATATCAAAGGATACTATTCTACCAATGTTTGAATTAGAAGAAATTAATGAATCATCACCAaaagatgacgatgatgaattAAAAGTTGAAATATTAGAAGACGAATTTAGAATATCTGAATCTGAAAGTTCTGAAAGTGAGTCTATCGAATATGATGATTTGCCTTTACACAACCCAGCTAAAAATATAACGAAGACATATGCTAAAAAGAAGTTATTCAATGGCTATCAAGACGATTGTGAAGACACCATATTTAGAGATGTCTGCAGCGAATTCTTAACGTTTAGAAAGAAATTTGAAAGACCAAAGCATACGCCCAAATATAGATATACATGTCCGTTTTGCAATAAACATTTCATTTCAGACTATTTCCTTAAAAAACACATTTTGAAACACGTCCAAAGAAAAGTCCAATGCAATATTTGCCTGAATTACTTTAAATCGAAATTCTATCTATTTGAACATAAAAAAACGAGTCATGCACTGAAATCGAAAGATTTCATCACTTGCAAGATTTGCGGTAGGACTTTTATCAGTGTGAAGAAAATGAAATCGCACCACAACAGTCACAGAATAAAAGAGTGTCAACTCTGCGAAAAATTATTCATTTCCCAAAAACATTACGACGTTCACATGCAAAAACATGCTGTGAAATTCAAGGCGTACAAGAATAGTCATGTTCAAACATGTAGTTTCTGTGAAAAGGCGTGCTCGAACGAAAATGAGCTTTCCCTTCATGTGAATAAGATGCATCTTCAAATAAAACCGTACAGTTGTGATATGTGTGATAAACAGTTTTACACCGAAACCAATCTGTTAAGTCATAAAAAGCTTCACAGTTTGTTTTCTAAAGAAACCTGTGCTTTTTgtggtcaaaatttcaaatGCCGTAAAAGTTTAGTCATCCATGTCAGAAAGCATATAGGTATGAAACCACATGTTTGTCCTGTATGCAAACAATCATTCTATTCAGACTTAAGGTTGAAAAAACATATGAAAACTTTCCATGGTGGTATATATTCTTGTAGGTTATGTAAAACGGTGCTGTCTAGTCAACTAGActtaaaatcacatataaatcTTATGCACAGTTCCATGTAG
- the LOC123878117 gene encoding uncharacterized protein LOC123878117 isoform X1, which yields MNHKSAKSSKELKTYSRLAKNTHPVGGQETKQDDLEVPLTTLNAVKYLLQGTLRLRVCRYCLNVTNKLSEFDEVLTLAVSGGLHEVTIRDIVASFHPYKVTEDPNFPNKICNECVNRAISCYLFTQQCERAERALRNCLDDVYEKFEKLDPIEPVKRRGKRKLHPNHNVIHAEHEDVMGYAEPVINIVNVTNHFTTEQSNNKISELECKKCWQVLPNVESLVNHETSHPKSMWFNCRLCGKSFVKCSHLRRHIKETHQYIEENSAEIKIDDFKCNECGSTNKTLAEHLQHNEKHKFKSLFKCLVERKVDSLCTVCFDKSSRLTSLNDVVHLHGGYTGLTGDKSIENILTAAIPGPNQHKYDELLVPHQAKTLQLKKRKLNHEEKDLVSQEINKKFVYAAPVLVQKTNFEFTSSITFTFPKPFLFFSVKDSNNLKVLECSFAENVFDDFNNGNPSKKMCVEEKQSIVNPGSKEEIPCKTCWMFKTPNCENCLKNKSAISTVEKSIEAIKDVCKFCWIFEKTGKCDYCNKYVGCKDKICTDDTTDFIVQNVHETVNEKEIKKVSINVKEKNIWQCSICLSTNSKNRFRCICCDKENTSENEKSNFVYWNSFNTDSRNLIISKNNDIVHPETKITNETTDQVDRKTANEKLELLENNTEKDITTQKDEKDLNNNSPKANTKDGKEILSYSKENDIFPLNAKDTINVNPQVIMKEKVEIKFINKENRMCLPDIKEVSEDSKMDFETIHFEEKDLKHSIDNNNSIDITEQHAMDSNIEDMDVVCDNILPANSTTVFSSTRKPVNENTSKETNLSIFPSFTFNLGASGSKDCTNRRTRKAFKRNATKSYQ from the exons ATGAACCATAAATCCGCTAAGAGTAGTAAAGAGTTAAAAACTTACAGTAGACTAGCGAAAAATACCCATCCAGTTGGCGGCCAAGAAACTAAGCAAGACGATTTAGAAGTGCCTCTAACCACTCTAAATGCTGTGAAGTATCTTCTGCAAGGGACTCTGAGGTTAAGAGTTTGTAGATACTGCTTGAACGTCACAAATAAATTGTCTGAGTTCGATGAGGTGCTAACGTTGGCGGTAAGCGGCGGCCTACATGAGGTTACTATACGGGATATAGTTGCAAGCTTTCATCCTTATAAG GTAACGGAAGATCCAAACTTTCCAAATAAAATATGCAATGAATGTGTGAACCGAGCAATCAGCTGCTATTTATTCACTCAGCAATGTGAAAGGGCCGAGAGAGCTCTACGTAACTGTCTTGATGATGTATATGAAAAGTTCGAAAAGCTAGATCCTATAGAACCAGTCAAAAGGAGAGGCAAACGGAAACTACATCCAAATCATAATGTTATCCATGCAGAGCATGAAGACGTTATGGGTTATGCTGAACCCGTTATCAATATTGTTAATGTAACGAATCATTTTACCACTGAGCAAAGTAACAACAAAATAAGTGAACTCGAATGCAAAAAGTGTTGGCAAGTCCTACCCAACGTAGAGTCATTGGTGAATCACGAGACATCCCATCCAAAAAGCATGTGGTTTAATTGCAGATTGTGTGGCAAATCATTTGTCAAATGTTCCCACTTACGGAGACACATTAAAGAAACTCACCAGTACATTGAAGAAAATTCTGCAGAGATAAAAATTGATGATTTCAAATGCAACGAATGTGGCTCTACTAATAAAACGCTTGCAGAACATTTGCAGCATAACGAGAAGCATAAATTCAAATCGTTGTTCAAATGTTTGGTTGAACGGAAGGTTGATTCGTTGTGTACTGTTTGCTTTGATAAGAGTTCTCGTTTAACGAGTTTGAATGATGTTGTTCATCTTCACGGAGGATATACTGGATTAACTGGCGATAAAAGCATTGAGAATATTTTGACTGCTGCGATTCCGGGA CCGAACCAACACAAGTATGATGAACTGCTGGTCCCACACCAGGCTAAAACTTTACAACTGAAAAAGAGAAAGTTGAATCATGAAGAAAAGGATTTAGTTTCTCaagaaattaacaaaaaatttgTCTATGCTGCTCCTGTTTTGGTACAGAAAACTAACTTTGAATTCACAAGTTCCATAACATTCACTTTCCCGAAAcctttcttatttttttctgttaaaGATTCAAACAATCTAAAAGTTCTAGAGTGTTCTTTTGCTGAAAATGTATTTGATGATTTTAATAATGGCAATCcatcaaaaaaaatgtgtgtaGAAGAGAAACAGAGTATAGTTAATCCTGGATCAAAAGAAGAAATACCTTGTAAAACATGTTGGATGTTTAAAACTCCAAATTGTGAGAATtgccttaaaaataaatcagcAATTTCAACTGTTGAAAAATCTATTGAAGCTATAAAAGATGTCTGTAAATTTTGTTGGATATTTGAAAAAACAGGTAAGTGTGATTATTGCAACAAATATGTCGGTTGTAAGGACAAAATATGTACTGATGATACTACGGATTTTATAGTTCAAAATGTACATGAAACTGTAAAtgaaaaagaaatcaaaaaggTTTCTATAAatgttaaagaaaaaaatatatggcAATGTAGTATTTGCTTAAGTACTAATTCTAAAAATAGATTTAGATGCATTTGTTGTGATAAAGAAAATACTtcagaaaatgaaaaatctaatTTTGTTTATTGGAATTCTTTCAATACTGATTCAAGAAATCttataatttccaaaaataaTGACATTGTTCATCCTGAAACAAAGATCACAAATGAAACTACTGATCAAGTGGATAGGAAAACTGCCAATGAAAAGTTGGAATTGCTTGAGAATAATACAGAAAAAGACATAACTACGCAAAAAGATGAAaaagatttaaataataattcaccAAAAGCTAATACCAAAGACGGAaaagaaatcctttcttacagTAAAGAAAACGATATTTTTCCACTCAATGCAAAAGATACTATAAATGTCAATCCACAAGTTATTATGAAAGAAAAGGtagaaataaagtttattaataaagaaaatagaaTGTGTTTACCAGATATTAAAGAAGTAAGCGAGGATTCAAAAATGGATTTTGAAACAATACATTTTGAAGAAAAGGACTTAAAGCATTCCATAGACAATAATAACAGCATAGATATTACAGAACAACACGCTATGGACTCAAATATTGAAGATATGGATGTAGTTTGTGATAATATTCTACCAGCGAATTCCACCACAGTTTTTTCAAGCACACGAAAACCAGTTAACGAAAATACTTCCAAGGAAACCAATCTATCTATTTTCCCATCCTTTACATTTAATTTAGGAGCGAGTGGTTCTAAAGATTGTACGAATAGGCGCACCAGAAAAGCTTTTAAACGGAACGCTACTAAATCTTATCAATAA
- the LOC123877930 gene encoding E3 SUMO-protein ligase ZBED1-like, which produces MPPNKFKSKIWNFFKKIGEKEAMCKLCNKKLKTSGNTTNLRGHLENVHSQQWEDSEIPNKKARRVNITDYIEVNAATPGTSDSNIVELSSASHNYVNTNPSTSLGSIKEINSSQNLVASTPSSIDVRVSKAVSQPNVDDFINNIKSITSQDGTKSKKITEAITNFIIMDNRPFSAVEGKGFLQLMKEVCPLYKVPSRETIKSRIDDKYDAMSNLFKTYIKNAENYCITYDIWTETMQNKSFVGLTIHFLDKSKLLSGTLGVFELTESHTSLYITEKLKEIFAEWNISIEKVSAIITDSDSTLMKVNRDMFGEKKIIPCFAHKINLVVTKSIEDAKNCNILISKVRDIVKFIKRSVNASDELRKRQIEMGLKEGQIKKMVLDVRTRWNSCFYMVQRFMELVSIVGAILLTRPEAPAMISGTEIDCVKEMIELLCPFEKLTREISGDSYVTVSKVIPLVSCIREVVENITPKNEMILEFKEEIKKQLVRRFDTIEHSAILAISTALDPRFKLMHFKNAVAKGKVISYLNKYVREYNSSPTASNDASDESDKDDAEFDIWKYHKQLTHKNMKNKSATTTETISETEVQMYLSSPVTPIKRDAIEIWDDMKSLFPKLGKIAMIYLPIVATSVPSERLFSEAGATITQDRNRLLGSRLSKLLFLNSISKLLHSIK; this is translated from the coding sequence ATGCCACCCAATAAATTCAAGAGtaaaatttggaatttttttaagaaaattggTGAAAAAGAAGCTATGTGCAAGTTATGTAACAAGAAGCTAAAAACTTCAGGCAATACGACCAACCTTCGTGGTCATTTAGAGAATGTACATTCACAGCAATGGGAAGATTCTGAAATACCAAACAAAAAGGCAAGAAGAGTTAACATTACTGATTATATAGAAGTAAATGCCGCGACGCCTGGAACTAGTGATTCCAATATTGTCGAACTTTCTTCAGCATCACACAACTACGTGAACACTAATCCTTCGACCAGTTTGGGCAGcattaaagaaataaattcaTCACAAAATTTAGTTGCTAGTACACCATCAAGCATAGATGTTCGTGTTTCCAAGGCAGTTTCACAGCCAAATGTGGATGACTTCATAAACAACATAAAAAGCATAACTTCACAGGATGGAACAAAATCTAAAAAGATAACTGAAGCTATAACGAATTTTATAATCATGGATAATAGACCATTTTCCGCTGTAGAAGGCAAAGGCTTTTTACAGCTAATGAAAGAAGTTTGCCCATTATACAAGGTACCAAGTCGAGAAACAATCAAATCTAGAATTGATGATAAATATGACGCTATGAGTAATCTttttaaaacatacataaagAATGCTGAAAATTATTGTATCACCTATGATATTTGGACCGAAACCATGCAAAACAAATCATTTGTAGGTCTTACAATACATTTTTTGGACAAATCTAAACTCCTCAGCGGAACCTTGGGTGTTTTTGAATTGACAGAAAGCCACACATCGTTGTATATAACCGAAAAACTTAAAGAAATTTTCGCCGAGTGGAATATTTCTATTGAGAAGGTTTCGGCAATTATAACGGATAGTGATAGTACTTTGATGAAAGTCAATCGTGACATGTTTGGAGAAAAAAAGATTATTCCTTGCTTCGCGCATAAGATCAACTTAGTAGTAACTAAGTCCATAGAAGATGctaaaaattgtaatatattaataagtaaGGTTCGAGACAtagtaaaatttattaaaaggaGCGTGAATGCAAGTGATGAGTTAAGGAAAAGGCAAATAGAGATGGGATTGAAAGAAggccaaattaaaaaaatggttcTTGATGTACGCACGAGATGGAATTCGTGCTTTTACATGGTACAACGCTTCATGGAATTAGTGTCTATTGTAGGAGCAATACTTTTGACTCGACCGGAAGCACCCGCAATGATCTCAGGTACTGAAATAGATTGCGTAAAAGAAATGATAGAATTACTATGCccatttgaaaaattaacaagAGAAATTTCTGGAGACAGTTACGTAACGGTGAGCAAAGTTATTCCACTAGTTAGTTGCATTCGGGAAGTAGTAGAAAATATAACACcaaaaaatgaaatgattctagaatttaaagaagaaataaaaaaacaactaGTAAGAAGGTTTGATACTATAGAACATTCCGCAATTCTTGCCATCTCAACTGCTCTCGACCCCCGATTTAAATTAATGCATTTTAAAAACGCTGTAGCTAAAGGAAAAGTTATtagttacttaaataaatatgtgCGGGAATATAACAGCTCACCTACAGCTAGCAATGACGCATCTGATGAGTCCGATAAAGATGATGCAGAATTCGATATTTGGAAATATCATAAGCAATTGAcccataaaaatatgaaaaacaaaTCTGCTACAACTAcagaaaccatcagtgaaacaGAAGTACAGATGTACCTCTCATCCCCTGTCACGCCTATCAAACGAGACGCTATTGAGATTTGGGATGACATGAAATCTCTATTTCCCAAGCTTGGGAAAATAGCTATGATTTATCTCCCCATCGTTGCCACGTCTGTGCCCAGTGAGCGTTTGTTTTCAGAGGCTGGGGCAACGATTACACAGGACAGAAATAGGCTTCTGGGGTCTAGATTATCCAAGCTTCTCTTTCTAAACTCAATTTCGAAATTATTACATTCAATCaaataa